The following are encoded together in the Chthoniobacterales bacterium genome:
- a CDS encoding cold-shock protein, with product MARGTVKWFNDKKGFGFIVDPEVSGDIFVHFSAIQAKGFKTLKEGEDVEYELYQDEKGSRAKNVMKV from the coding sequence ATGGCTCGAGGAACAGTAAAGTGGTTTAACGACAAAAAGGGATTTGGGTTCATTGTCGATCCTGAGGTCTCGGGTGACATTTTCGTCCACTTCTCCGCCATTCAGGCGAAGGGGTTCAAGACGCTCAAGGAGGGCGAGGACGTGGAATACGAACTTTATCAGGACGAAAAAGGCTCGCGTGCCAAAAACGTCATGAAAGTGTAG
- the tpiA gene encoding triose-phosphate isomerase: MRKKIIAANWKMNQTVAETETFLKDFRLEVEDVSGVDIVIAPPFTALVKLSELLGGSQKIRTAAQNMYFETSGAYTGEISAPMLRELYVKYVILGHSERRAIFGETDAIINKKVIAALENELKPILCVGETLEEREAGKEKEVLETQLRGSLAGVTPEQLLEIVIAYEPVWAIGTGKTASTAQAQDCHAHVRAVLAELSDAATADKVRIQYGGSVKPANAAELLSQPDIDGALVGGASLDPRSFAEIVKAGARD; the protein is encoded by the coding sequence ATGCGCAAAAAAATCATCGCCGCGAACTGGAAGATGAACCAGACCGTGGCCGAAACCGAAACCTTTCTGAAGGACTTCCGCCTCGAGGTGGAAGATGTCTCCGGCGTCGACATCGTCATCGCCCCGCCCTTCACCGCGCTCGTGAAACTCTCCGAGCTGCTCGGCGGTTCCCAAAAGATCCGCACCGCGGCGCAGAACATGTATTTCGAGACGAGCGGGGCCTACACCGGCGAGATCAGCGCGCCGATGCTGCGCGAACTCTACGTGAAATACGTGATCCTCGGCCACAGCGAGCGCCGCGCGATCTTCGGCGAGACCGACGCGATCATCAACAAGAAGGTCATCGCCGCGCTCGAGAACGAGCTGAAGCCGATCCTTTGCGTGGGCGAGACGCTCGAGGAGCGCGAAGCCGGCAAGGAAAAGGAAGTGCTCGAGACCCAGCTTCGCGGCAGCCTTGCGGGCGTGACGCCGGAGCAGTTGCTCGAAATCGTCATCGCCTACGAACCCGTGTGGGCCATCGGCACGGGCAAGACCGCAAGCACGGCGCAGGCGCAGGATTGCCACGCCCACGTTCGCGCGGTGCTCGCCGAGCTTTCCGACGCAGCCACGGCGGACAAGGTGCGCATCCAATACGGCGGCAGCGTGAAGCCCGCGAATGCGGCCGAACTGCTCAGCCAGCCCGACATCGACGGCGCCCTCGTTGGCGGCGCGAGCCTGGATCCCCGCAGCTTTGCGGAGATCGTGAAGGCCGGAGCGCGAGATTGA
- the murJ gene encoding murein biosynthesis integral membrane protein MurJ: MGSHKLNTKASGIIALAVMCSRVLGLVREVVFSALFGSQLLGIFIVAFRAPNLLRDLFAEGALSTAFITVFSKKIEREGPQAAWVLASKMMTLATVFMSVVTILGVVFAEPLVGLLAWGFSPEFKSLTVLLTQIMFPFILLVSLAALVMGMLNSRDVFGVPAMASSFFNIGSIVGGLALGWWLDPHFGERALIGLACGTLLGGLLQLAIQIPSLGRVGFSFRPDFKWRDPGVRQILLLMVPSVIAASAVQVNVLINTSFASSLGPEAVTWLNNAFRLMQLPIGIFGVAVATITLPVVSRIAANVDRSAFGPTLGKALRLAVFLTLPSAVGLFFLAHPIISLIYEHHNFVSRDSLNCAAALQFYALGLVAYSGIKVLSPAFYAIDRKWTPMFVSFGSISLNIALNWYLIFHAGFGHRGLALSTALAATLNFLILYVLMHRTAGTLHTGQLLSAGVRCGLAAAAMGAACWAATTWLHAWLFEAPFVVRLVSLGVVVGAGGAIYLLLCLAFRVESTRDALAAIRRKLTRKG, translated from the coding sequence GTGGGTAGTCACAAGCTCAATACGAAGGCCTCGGGCATCATCGCCCTGGCGGTGATGTGCTCGCGCGTGCTGGGCCTCGTCCGCGAGGTGGTCTTCAGTGCGCTGTTCGGTTCGCAGCTGCTCGGCATTTTCATCGTCGCCTTCCGCGCGCCGAATCTTCTGCGCGACCTCTTCGCGGAAGGCGCGCTTTCGACGGCTTTCATCACGGTCTTCTCGAAGAAGATCGAGCGCGAGGGGCCGCAGGCGGCCTGGGTGCTGGCCTCGAAGATGATGACGCTGGCGACGGTCTTCATGAGCGTGGTGACGATTCTTGGCGTCGTCTTCGCCGAGCCGCTTGTGGGGCTGCTCGCGTGGGGCTTCTCGCCCGAGTTCAAAAGCCTCACCGTCCTGCTCACGCAGATCATGTTTCCCTTCATCCTGCTCGTCTCGCTGGCGGCGCTGGTGATGGGAATGCTGAATTCGCGCGACGTCTTCGGCGTGCCCGCGATGGCCTCGAGTTTTTTCAATATCGGCTCGATCGTCGGCGGCCTCGCGCTGGGCTGGTGGCTGGATCCGCATTTCGGCGAACGCGCGCTCATCGGGCTGGCCTGCGGAACGCTGCTCGGCGGCCTGCTCCAGCTCGCGATCCAGATTCCGAGCCTCGGCAGGGTGGGCTTCTCGTTCCGACCGGATTTCAAATGGCGCGACCCCGGTGTGCGCCAGATTTTGCTGCTGATGGTGCCTTCGGTGATCGCCGCCAGCGCCGTGCAGGTGAACGTGCTCATCAACACGAGCTTCGCCTCCAGTCTCGGTCCGGAGGCCGTAACCTGGCTCAATAACGCCTTCCGCCTCATGCAGCTGCCGATCGGCATCTTCGGCGTCGCGGTGGCCACGATTACGCTGCCCGTCGTTTCGCGGATCGCGGCCAATGTCGACCGCAGCGCATTTGGCCCCACGCTCGGCAAGGCGTTGCGACTCGCCGTGTTCCTCACGCTCCCGTCGGCGGTCGGTCTGTTCTTCCTCGCGCATCCGATCATCTCGCTCATCTACGAGCATCACAACTTCGTGTCGCGCGATTCGCTGAACTGCGCCGCCGCCCTCCAATTCTACGCGCTCGGGCTCGTGGCCTATTCGGGCATCAAGGTGCTGTCCCCGGCCTTCTACGCGATCGATCGCAAGTGGACGCCCATGTTCGTGAGCTTCGGCTCCATCTCGCTGAACATCGCGCTGAACTGGTATCTCATTTTCCACGCCGGCTTTGGTCACCGCGGCCTCGCGCTGTCGACCGCGCTCGCCGCCACGTTGAATTTCTTGATCCTCTACGTCCTGATGCACCGCACGGCGGGCACATTGCACACCGGCCAGTTGCTCAGCGCCGGGGTTCGCTGCGGCCTCGCCGCCGCGGCGATGGGGGCGGCCTGCTGGGCCGCGACGACGTGGCTGCACGCCTGGCTGTTCGAGGCGCCGTTTGTCGTGCGTCTGGTCAGCCTCGGCGTGGTGGTCGGCGCCGGTGGCGCGATCTATCTCCTTCTCTGTCTGGCGTTTCGGGTGGAGTCGACCCGGGACGCCCTTGCCGCGATCCGGCGCAAGCTCACCCGAAAGGGTTAG
- the pgk gene encoding phosphoglycerate kinase, whose translation MAKKTIKDLDLAGKRVFIRVDFNVPQDKQTGEITNTQRITAALPTIQYALEQGASVVLASHLGRPNGRKTPKYTLAPVAAKLEELLGKPVKFLDDCVGPEVEAACAALAPGEVILLENVRFYIEEEGKAKDADGNSVKADPADIAAFRASLTKLGDVYVNDAFGTSHRAHSSVVGIEVPDKVAGLLVEKELTAFAAVLEHPQRPLLAILGGAKIADKIPLIRNLLDRADDIIIGGGMAYTFLKVLNGMEIGNSLYDPAGAEIIPELVAKAKEKGVSIHLPVDFVTADKFAPDAEVGAATVEEGIPADREGLDVGPKSRELFAAVIAKSKTIIWNGPAGVFEFDAFAEGTKSMAVAIAEATAAGATTVVGGGDTATAAKKFGVIDKVTHASTGGGASLELLEGKILPGVANLNDK comes from the coding sequence ATGGCTAAAAAAACGATCAAGGACCTCGATCTCGCCGGAAAGCGCGTGTTCATTCGCGTGGACTTCAACGTCCCGCAGGACAAGCAGACCGGCGAAATCACGAACACCCAGCGCATCACCGCCGCGCTTCCCACGATTCAATACGCGCTCGAGCAGGGCGCGTCCGTCGTTCTCGCCAGTCACCTCGGCCGCCCGAATGGCAGGAAGACGCCCAAATACACGCTCGCGCCCGTCGCCGCGAAGCTCGAGGAACTCCTCGGCAAGCCGGTCAAATTCCTCGACGACTGCGTCGGCCCCGAAGTCGAGGCCGCCTGCGCCGCGCTCGCACCCGGCGAAGTTATCCTGCTCGAAAATGTCCGCTTCTACATCGAGGAAGAGGGCAAGGCCAAGGACGCCGACGGCAACTCGGTGAAGGCCGATCCCGCTGACATTGCGGCCTTCCGTGCGAGCCTCACGAAGCTCGGCGACGTCTACGTGAACGACGCCTTCGGCACCTCGCACCGCGCGCATTCGTCCGTGGTCGGCATCGAAGTGCCGGACAAGGTCGCCGGCCTGCTCGTCGAGAAGGAACTCACCGCCTTCGCCGCGGTGCTCGAGCATCCGCAGCGTCCCCTCCTCGCCATCCTTGGCGGCGCCAAGATCGCCGACAAGATTCCGCTCATTCGCAACCTGCTTGACCGCGCCGACGACATCATCATCGGCGGCGGCATGGCCTACACCTTCCTCAAGGTGCTCAACGGCATGGAAATCGGCAACAGCCTCTACGATCCCGCCGGCGCGGAGATCATTCCCGAGCTCGTCGCCAAGGCGAAGGAGAAGGGCGTGAGCATTCACCTGCCGGTCGACTTCGTCACCGCCGACAAATTTGCGCCCGACGCAGAGGTCGGCGCCGCCACCGTCGAGGAGGGCATTCCCGCCGACCGCGAGGGCCTCGACGTCGGCCCGAAGAGCCGCGAGCTGTTCGCCGCCGTCATTGCGAAGTCGAAGACCATCATCTGGAACGGACCGGCCGGCGTGTTCGAATTCGACGCGTTCGCCGAAGGCACGAAATCGATGGCCGTCGCCATCGCGGAAGCCACCGCCGCGGGCGCGACCACGGTGGTTGGCGGCGGAGACACCGCCACCGCCGCGAAGAAATTTGGCGTGATCGACAAGGTCACCCACGCCTCGACGGGCGGAGGAGCTTCGCTGGAACTCCTCGAAGGCAAGATTCTCCCCGGCGTCGCCAACCTCAACGACAAGTAA
- a CDS encoding L-threonylcarbamoyladenylate synthase — protein sequence MKTEVLAADDPATLRRASAALRAGDPVALPTETVYGLAADALNPRACARIFEAKERPLSDPLIVHLPGLEWLERLTEADGVAIRLAEAFWPGPLTLVLPRREIVPDIVTSGQETVAVRLSAHPVFRQIAMNAGTPLAAPSANRFGRISPTSAAHVLAELDGRIELIVDGGPCAHGIESTIVLVADGHLEILRPGPITAEALSVFAPVRTAGRGDIAVPGSLKSHYAPRTPLDIVAEPVPNAREGLLAWKPVDAAGFGAVEVLSASGDPREVAANLYAAMRRLDAAGWDRIVALPGPEEGLGIAIMERLRKAAARG from the coding sequence TTGAAAACGGAAGTCCTCGCGGCGGACGACCCCGCCACGCTTCGCCGCGCCTCCGCCGCCCTGCGCGCCGGCGATCCCGTCGCCCTCCCGACCGAGACCGTCTACGGCCTCGCCGCGGATGCTCTGAATCCGCGGGCCTGCGCCCGCATCTTCGAAGCGAAGGAGCGCCCGCTCAGCGATCCGCTTATCGTCCATCTCCCCGGTCTCGAGTGGCTCGAGCGCCTCACCGAGGCCGACGGCGTGGCGATCCGGCTCGCCGAGGCCTTCTGGCCCGGCCCGCTCACGCTCGTGCTGCCGCGGCGGGAGATCGTCCCGGACATCGTGACTTCGGGCCAGGAAACCGTGGCCGTGCGACTGAGCGCGCATCCGGTTTTTCGGCAGATCGCCATGAATGCCGGCACGCCGCTCGCCGCGCCGAGTGCAAATCGCTTCGGTCGCATCAGCCCCACGTCGGCCGCGCACGTGCTCGCCGAGCTCGACGGTCGCATCGAGCTGATCGTGGATGGCGGACCGTGCGCCCACGGCATCGAGTCGACCATCGTGCTGGTCGCCGACGGGCATTTGGAAATTCTTCGTCCGGGTCCGATCACCGCGGAGGCGTTGTCCGTCTTCGCGCCGGTGCGAACTGCCGGGCGAGGGGATATCGCGGTGCCGGGCAGCCTGAAGAGCCATTACGCGCCACGCACGCCGCTCGACATCGTGGCCGAGCCGGTCCCGAACGCGCGGGAGGGGTTGCTCGCGTGGAAACCGGTCGACGCAGCCGGATTCGGCGCCGTCGAGGTGCTCTCGGCGTCGGGCGATCCGCGCGAAGTCGCGGCAAATCTCTACGCGGCCATGCGCCGGCTTGACGCCGCGGGATGGGATCGCATTGTGGCGCTGCCCGGGCCCGAGGAAGGTCTCGGCATCGCCATCATGGAACGACTTCGAAAGGCCGCCGCGCGTGGGTAG
- a CDS encoding amidase family protein → MIFPNKWMGSLLAAGFLLACGASKANAALVSFDLETATLADLQAAMDAKALTSVELVNIYLQRIATYDQGGVKLNSVPAINPDVLAEAAAADLRRAKGETGPLLGVPFVIKGSIAAKGMPLTNGINAWVDLVSPFDAFLLEKLREAGAVFLGHANLDQFQTGTGSSVSQNWGTVKNAYVPYTNSGGSSGGSAVATGANMAFFAIGCETGGSIRVPSDRAGVVGIKSSNSVISVRGAVPLACDRDEPGPMTRYAVDNAKVLDVVSALDSKDVWNFVQLSPGRARPSGYATKLAAGSLTGKTFGVLTNYLATQAAIDANTSAAGDINALFQQAKADLVAAGATVVDVTLPIKPGDTSTYIDIAYTGRRDSVPSSIAVGSEPKRVLYNPVTADLTGSMVPEAKAFPFQELIKAVATSPGDTEDQKLATVMRWINPVSTSSISQAMRDAILNKTTYGFNNPLAQQHFLAVRYQIADYETWLATAGPGGTPIDALIFPVATSKTIGTNPSAVGGSSSAPGRTLINSFSLPFVAVPMGVLPTGEPSDLGFLGNKYFADADLMAMVGAYEQATKKRIVSPLAPALAEEHIEYDPDAATAPVVDAVRPGISIRGGADVKGSGKKARVYFGGGAYDNKGVASVTVTVHGDRAEVKLTAKGWVASKSMSFVRQLVRKGVRSVKVVAIVRDSAGNATASTKTVKLPKEDALDI, encoded by the coding sequence ATGATTTTTCCGAACAAATGGATGGGGTCGCTCCTTGCGGCCGGATTCCTTCTCGCGTGCGGTGCGAGTAAGGCGAATGCAGCCCTCGTTTCTTTCGACCTGGAGACGGCGACGCTCGCCGACCTCCAGGCGGCGATGGACGCCAAGGCGCTCACCAGCGTCGAACTGGTGAACATCTACCTCCAGCGCATCGCGACCTACGACCAGGGCGGCGTGAAGCTCAACTCCGTGCCCGCAATCAATCCCGATGTCCTGGCCGAGGCCGCCGCGGCGGATCTTCGCCGGGCGAAGGGCGAAACCGGCCCGCTCCTCGGCGTGCCTTTCGTCATCAAGGGCTCCATCGCCGCGAAGGGCATGCCGTTGACCAACGGCATCAACGCCTGGGTGGACCTCGTGTCGCCCTTCGACGCCTTCCTCCTCGAGAAACTTCGGGAGGCCGGCGCGGTGTTCCTCGGTCACGCGAATCTCGACCAGTTCCAGACCGGAACGGGCAGCTCGGTCTCGCAGAACTGGGGGACTGTGAAGAATGCCTACGTCCCTTACACAAACTCCGGCGGCAGCAGCGGCGGCTCGGCCGTGGCAACCGGGGCGAACATGGCGTTCTTCGCCATTGGTTGCGAAACCGGCGGCTCCATTCGGGTGCCCTCCGATCGCGCGGGCGTCGTCGGCATCAAGTCCAGCAACTCGGTCATCTCCGTGCGCGGCGCCGTGCCGCTCGCCTGCGACCGTGACGAGCCGGGCCCCATGACGCGCTATGCCGTCGACAATGCCAAGGTGCTCGACGTCGTGAGCGCGCTCGATTCCAAGGACGTCTGGAATTTCGTCCAGCTCTCGCCGGGCCGCGCCCGTCCCTCCGGCTACGCCACGAAGCTTGCGGCGGGCTCGCTCACCGGCAAGACGTTCGGCGTTCTCACGAACTACCTCGCTACCCAGGCGGCGATCGATGCGAATACGAGCGCGGCGGGGGACATCAATGCCCTCTTCCAGCAGGCCAAGGCCGACCTCGTTGCCGCCGGCGCCACCGTTGTCGACGTCACGCTGCCGATCAAACCGGGCGACACGTCCACCTACATCGACATCGCCTACACCGGTCGCCGTGACTCCGTTCCGTCCTCGATCGCGGTGGGATCGGAGCCGAAGCGCGTGCTCTACAATCCGGTGACTGCCGACCTCACGGGCAGCATGGTGCCCGAAGCGAAGGCCTTCCCATTCCAGGAGCTCATCAAGGCCGTCGCCACCTCGCCCGGCGACACGGAAGACCAGAAGCTCGCCACCGTCATGCGCTGGATCAACCCCGTATCGACCAGCAGCATCTCGCAGGCGATGCGCGACGCGATCCTCAACAAGACTACCTACGGTTTCAACAACCCGCTCGCCCAGCAGCACTTCCTCGCGGTTCGCTACCAGATCGCGGATTACGAGACCTGGCTCGCGACCGCCGGCCCCGGTGGCACTCCGATCGATGCGCTCATCTTCCCCGTGGCGACGAGCAAGACGATCGGCACGAACCCCAGTGCCGTCGGTGGCTCCAGCTCCGCGCCCGGCCGCACGCTCATCAATTCGTTCTCGCTGCCGTTCGTCGCGGTGCCCATGGGCGTGCTGCCCACGGGTGAGCCTTCGGACCTCGGGTTCCTCGGCAACAAATACTTCGCCGACGCGGATCTGATGGCCATGGTTGGCGCCTACGAGCAGGCCACGAAGAAGCGCATCGTTTCGCCGCTCGCTCCGGCGCTCGCTGAAGAGCACATCGAATACGATCCGGACGCGGCCACCGCGCCGGTCGTCGATGCGGTTCGTCCGGGCATCTCCATCCGCGGCGGCGCCGATGTGAAGGGCTCCGGCAAGAAGGCCCGCGTCTATTTCGGAGGAGGCGCCTACGACAACAAGGGTGTGGCCAGCGTCACCGTCACGGTGCACGGCGATCGCGCCGAGGTGAAGCTCACCGCGAAGGGGTGGGTGGCGTCGAAGTCGATGTCCTTCGTGCGCCAGCTCGTTCGCAAGGGAGTGCGCTCGGTGAAGGTCGTCGCGATCGTCCGGGATTCCGCCGGGAATGCAACGGCGTCCACGAAGACCGTGAAGCTGCCGAAGGAAGACGCTCTCGACATCTGA
- a CDS encoding shikimate kinase: protein MFPNIVLIGFMGSGKSSVGRRLATRTSHRFVDTDELVATRAGRSITQIFAEHGETHFRDLETAALLECVGRTGIVLATGGGIILREENRETLHRIGPVVWLDADPDALFERVSRNKKRPLLQTEDPRASFDTLLASRREIYAATADFRVDSTGESHDDVAQAVLNEVERIQKFTPGV, encoded by the coding sequence GTGTTCCCGAACATTGTCCTGATTGGTTTCATGGGGAGCGGCAAGTCCTCCGTGGGCCGCCGTCTTGCCACCCGGACCAGCCACCGTTTTGTCGATACCGACGAGCTCGTCGCCACGCGCGCGGGCCGCTCGATCACCCAGATCTTCGCCGAGCATGGCGAAACGCATTTTCGTGACCTGGAGACTGCCGCTCTGCTCGAATGTGTCGGGCGCACCGGCATCGTCCTCGCGACCGGCGGCGGCATCATCCTCCGCGAGGAAAACCGCGAGACCCTTCACCGCATCGGCCCGGTCGTCTGGCTGGATGCCGATCCCGATGCCCTCTTCGAGCGCGTCTCCCGCAACAAGAAGCGTCCCCTCCTCCAGACCGAGGACCCCCGCGCGAGCTTCGACACCCTGCTCGCCTCGCGTCGGGAAATTTACGCGGCAACGGCGGATTTCCGCGTGGATTCGACCGGCGAATCCCACGACGACGTCGCCCAGGCGGTGCTGAACGAGGTGGAACGCATCCAAAAATTCACGCCCGGGGTTTGA
- a CDS encoding PfkB family carbohydrate kinase — protein sequence MSVLVVGSIALDTIKTPIEEHADLLGGSASYAAVAAAFSAPVNLVGVVGDDFPKDHVELFRSRRIDIAGLQIVPGKTFRWSGEYMWDLNTRETRSVELNVFEHFTPTLPEAYRATPIVLLANIAPALQHHVLDQIADPKFIIADTMDLWISIAKEELVSLLARVDMLILNDGEARQLTEETSLIRAGRKIQAMGPKYVAIKKGEHGCLLFGEGEFFSCPAYPLEDIHDPTGAGDTFAGGLAGYLAKRGGRVTFSALRSAVVHGSVLASYNVEKFSLERLRTVTAEDITQRFELFRMMSQFEVI from the coding sequence ATGTCCGTTCTCGTCGTTGGCTCCATCGCACTCGATACCATCAAGACTCCCATCGAGGAGCATGCCGATCTCCTCGGAGGCTCGGCCTCCTACGCCGCCGTGGCCGCGGCCTTTTCCGCTCCCGTGAACCTGGTCGGCGTCGTCGGCGATGACTTCCCGAAGGACCACGTCGAGCTCTTCCGCAGCCGCCGCATCGACATCGCCGGTCTGCAGATCGTCCCCGGCAAGACCTTTCGCTGGTCCGGCGAATACATGTGGGACCTGAACACCCGCGAAACGCGCTCCGTCGAACTGAACGTCTTCGAGCACTTCACGCCCACGCTGCCGGAGGCCTACCGCGCCACGCCGATCGTTCTGCTCGCGAACATCGCTCCCGCGCTGCAGCACCACGTGCTCGATCAGATCGCCGATCCGAAATTCATCATCGCCGACACGATGGATCTCTGGATCAGCATCGCGAAGGAGGAACTCGTCTCGCTGCTCGCCCGCGTCGACATGCTCATCCTCAATGACGGCGAGGCCCGCCAGCTTACCGAGGAGACCAGCCTCATCCGCGCCGGTCGCAAGATTCAGGCGATGGGGCCGAAATACGTCGCCATCAAGAAGGGCGAGCACGGCTGCCTGCTCTTCGGCGAGGGCGAGTTCTTCAGCTGCCCGGCTTACCCGCTCGAGGACATTCATGATCCGACCGGGGCGGGGGATACCTTTGCGGGCGGCCTTGCCGGCTATCTCGCGAAGCGCGGCGGCCGCGTGACCTTCAGCGCTCTGCGCTCCGCCGTCGTTCACGGCAGCGTGCTCGCCAGCTACAACGTCGAAAAGTTCAGCCTCGAGCGGCTCCGCACCGTCACGGCGGAGGACATTACGCAGCGCTTCGAACTCTTCCGGATGATGAGCCAGTTCGAGGTGATCTAA
- the gap gene encoding type I glyceraldehyde-3-phosphate dehydrogenase: MAKIGINGFGRIGRLVFRAIAEQGLLGKEIEVVAVNDLVPADNLAYLVKYDSTQGKFAGEVYSEKSDPSLAEDDTLVVDGHKIKCLAVKEGPAALPWKDLGVDIVIESTGLFTDAAKAKGHLDAGARKVIISAPAKGEDITVVLGVNDDKLDLEKHHIISNASCTTNCLAPVVHVLLKEGFGVEEGLMTTIHSYTATQKTVDGPSKKDWKGGRSAAINIIPSTTGAAKAVALVCPEVKGKLTGMSFRVPTPTVSVVDLTVKTTKATSYAEICAAMKKASETYLKGILGYTGDEVVSSDFIHDTHSSIFDAGSGIELNSNFFKLVSWYDNEWGYSNRTVDLLKQIVG; this comes from the coding sequence ATGGCAAAAATCGGCATTAATGGCTTCGGCAGAATCGGACGTCTCGTGTTTCGCGCGATCGCGGAACAGGGCCTCCTCGGCAAGGAAATCGAAGTGGTCGCAGTCAACGACCTCGTTCCCGCCGACAACCTTGCCTACCTCGTCAAATACGACTCCACTCAGGGCAAATTCGCCGGCGAGGTCTACAGCGAAAAGTCCGATCCGTCCCTCGCCGAGGACGACACGCTTGTCGTTGACGGTCACAAGATCAAGTGCCTCGCCGTGAAGGAAGGCCCCGCCGCCCTTCCCTGGAAGGATCTCGGCGTCGATATCGTCATTGAATCCACGGGCCTCTTCACCGATGCCGCCAAGGCCAAGGGCCACCTCGACGCCGGCGCCAGGAAGGTCATCATTTCCGCTCCCGCCAAGGGCGAGGACATCACCGTCGTGCTCGGCGTGAACGACGACAAACTCGACCTCGAGAAGCACCACATCATTTCCAACGCCTCCTGCACCACGAACTGCCTCGCGCCGGTCGTGCACGTGCTCCTCAAGGAAGGCTTCGGCGTCGAGGAAGGCCTCATGACGACCATCCACAGCTACACCGCCACGCAGAAGACCGTGGACGGCCCGAGCAAGAAGGATTGGAAGGGCGGCCGCAGCGCTGCGATCAACATCATCCCCTCCACCACCGGCGCCGCGAAGGCGGTCGCGCTCGTCTGCCCCGAAGTGAAGGGCAAGCTCACCGGCATGTCGTTCCGCGTGCCTACGCCCACGGTTTCCGTTGTCGACCTCACCGTCAAGACGACCAAGGCCACGAGCTACGCGGAAATCTGCGCCGCGATGAAGAAGGCCAGCGAGACCTATCTCAAGGGCATTCTCGGTTACACGGGCGACGAAGTCGTTTCGTCGGACTTCATCCACGACACGCACTCGTCCATCTTCGACGCCGGCAGCGGCATCGAGCTCAACAGCAACTTCTTCAAGCTCGTGAGCTGGTATGACAACGAGTGGGGCTACAGCAACCGCACCGTCGATCTCCTCAAGCAAATCGTCGGGTAA
- the purE gene encoding 5-(carboxyamino)imidazole ribonucleotide mutase yields the protein MGSTSDWDTMRESSALLEAFGVPHECRVVSAHRTPDLLSRYAKSAQKRGLRAIIAGAGGAAHLPGMLAAHTLVPVLGVPVESRALKGMDSLLSIVQMPAGIPVATFAIGVAGAKNAAIFAAELLAPEFEGVRAALTKFRKDQTAAALASKLA from the coding sequence ATGGGAAGCACTTCGGACTGGGACACCATGAGAGAAAGCTCTGCGTTGCTGGAAGCATTCGGCGTGCCACACGAATGCCGCGTCGTGTCCGCCCACCGCACCCCGGATTTGCTCTCCCGTTATGCAAAGTCCGCGCAGAAACGCGGCCTGCGCGCCATCATTGCCGGCGCTGGCGGGGCGGCCCATCTGCCGGGCATGCTCGCGGCCCACACGCTCGTCCCGGTGCTCGGCGTGCCGGTGGAGAGCAGGGCGCTCAAGGGCATGGACTCGCTCCTGTCGATCGTGCAAATGCCGGCCGGCATTCCTGTGGCCACGTTCGCGATCGGCGTCGCCGGCGCGAAGAACGCCGCAATCTTCGCCGCCGAGCTGCTCGCGCCGGAGTTCGAGGGCGTGCGCGCCGCGCTCACGAAATTTCGGAAGGACCAGACCGCTGCCGCCCTCGCCAGCAAGCTCGCTTGA